The segment CGCGAAGTTGTACTTTGTCTcctacaattttttttttttttttttgcaaatgaaGAGAAGCGGTGTAGGCATGAGTGGGGTGGTACAAACACACAACGGATGCTTGTTAAAAAGGATAGGTGCATTCACATACTATATGCACACGTTTCAACGTGTGACTGTGTCACATGAAGGGGATCCCTCCCTGTCTGAAGTCTCACCGATTCGTCTATATCATGGAGGAGCTTCAGATCAACTGTGTACTTTTTTGTCACCGAGTTGGTGTCGTCACTCAGGgccgaaaaggaaaataagtTTTGTTTGGCAACCACTTGTTCGTCCTTCACTTTTAGGGCGCCTGCCGGGGGAACAGGGGAGAAAGAATGGGAAACGAACGCATAATGAGTGGGCGTTTCATTCAGATTGGATGCAGGTTCTATGCATGTTCTATGCATGTTCTATGCATGTTCTATGCGGAAAGGAAACGGAGCCGCTGCGAAAAAGAAGCGAACCCGGCGAGCTCCACCTGTGGGAGAACTTAATGTTGAGGAAAATATGCTCAGGGGACTGGGCCCACTGGAAGGACGCGTTTACCCTGCGGGGGAGAGGTAAGGTGGAATTGGGGACGGGCGCCTAGGAAGGGGAGCCTAGGAAAGGGCGCTACGTAGGTTACGCTAGGAAAAAGGCGCTCTCCTCTCCTCTTAcgtgtctatttttttattcgagTAGGAAACGGTGAGCAGTTGGTCCAGCTTGAGCTTCATCGAATTTATGGCAGTTTTCACGTCACTGCTGAAGTCGTTTTCTTTGGGGGGGGTGcagatgcaaaaaaaaaataaaaaaaaaaaactaaaaaaaaaataataataaataaaaaatttcccttcCGCGCGCTTAACTGTGTTGTTCATTTCCGTGTCCATTCTCACGGGGGAGAGCGCTCTCTGCATTGACCGCTTTCCCGCTTGCCCGCGTTTGGTTtagtctccattttttctcggCCAACCTTGCTTTATTGACTGGTTAATCAGGTAGTTCGTCACGTTGAACCAGCATTTCTCTATACCGTCGACTACGTCCCTtcggggggaagaagtggggGGAAAGCAGACATGTGAGCATGTAGCCACGTAGGCGCAGAGGCATGTAATAATGTGGGCAGTTATGCAGCTTGGCGCGCTGGGGGGTGGACCCAGTTGCGTGCTGCTAAAGCCGGAATCAACACGTCGACCCTCGCACAGGGCTGCCGCTTACTCCTTTGTTACGCGATAATTCCTGTTAGCCTCGAAGAAGGATGCCGCTAGCTGCTCATTTTGGAAGTTCAGCTTTGATAAGACAACGTTTAGCCAAGCCAAGGTGAAAANNNNNNNNNNNNNNNNNNNNNNNNNNNNNNNNNNNNNNNNNNNNNNNNNNNNNNNNNNNNNNNNNNNNNNNNNNNNNNNNNNNNNNNNNNNNNNNNNNNNNNNNNNNNNNNNNNNNNNNNNNNNNNNNNNNNNNNNNNNNNNNNNNNNNNNNNNNNNNNNNNNNNNNNNNNNNNNNNNNNNNNNNNNNNNNNNNNNNNNNNNNNNNNNNNNNNNNNNNNNNNNNNNNNNNNNNNNNNNNNNNNNNNNNNNNNNNNNNNNNNNNNNNNNNNNNNNNNNNNNNNNNNNNNNNNNNNNNNNNNNNNNNNNNNNNNNNNNNNNNNNNNNNNNNNNNNNNNNNNNNNNNNNNNNNNNNNNNNNNNNNNNNNNNNNNNNNNNNNNNNNNNNNNNNNACCGAGGCTTTCTCCCCAGCTCGAGCATGAACCCCCTCGTGCCCGCAAGTATGCGTGCCTGTATGCTTTCCCCAACGGATACGTACACATGCGTAGGCGCACAAGTCCGTAGTAGCGTTAGCCGCCCTCCACGTGATAAACTTGGGCGAagcgcgtaaaaaaaatttaggaaACAAAGCAACCGATGAAACAAGCGTCGAAGCAACCGACAAAACAACCGACGAAGAACCGATGAAACAACCGATGAAACAACCGATGAAACAACCGACGAAGCAACCGATGAAAGAAGCGACGAAGCAATCGACCAGCCAAGTAACCACGCGTCGTCGGCGGTAGCGATGGCAGCTTCGCCACATAACAGCTGACGCACGTGTAAAACCCACCCACGCGGGAACATTAgctggaagaagaaaaaaaaattagcccCAAGAGGAAGTACATGTGTGTTTGCTGGACCACCTAGGGTATACATAACCCCCACACACCCACAAACAAGCACACCCATAAACAAGCACACCCACAAGCAAACCAACACACCCACaaacaaacacacacatacacacacccTCTCCTCCTCAGCTCTTATTTTCTGTTCCAATTGGAGGTTAATCCAACGgctgggggggaagcacatgCGCATGAAAAAACGACACGACCACACACACGCAGATAATTACCTACCCATATTCTGCAGATTGGACATACATATTTTCCTCCCTCGATTGGCCGTTACAAAGGGCTGCACATGTTAACATGTCAGTTGGCCCTTTCGCCGTTTCCTCCTTCAACGTTTTATGCCTTGTTACGGTGGTTACTTGGCGGTATATCCCTGTGCCAAAGGAGTCCTCCCCCCTCTCACGGTGACTCCTCACGGTGACTCCTCCCGCTCAACGTGCCCACCCCAGCtgctccccatttgggtcaagttttttttttttttatcgttattTCCCCAGCTTGATCAATGAAGGGGTGGCATGTGCAGAAGTGTGTGTGCGACCCTTCGGGGTAGAGGTGGAAGTGGTAGATTCCCCTTTCCGTCTTGTGTCCCCTCTTAAACCTGCAACACAGCACATCACTGACACAGTGCaaacaaaaacaacaaaaaaaaaaaaaaaaaaaaaaaaaaaacatttaaatttattctatgttgaagggaaaaatatcGTGGATGGTCGAATGCGCACAGGGGGTGGGTGGgtgtttctccattttttaagtgtcaCATAGGAGATGGGAAAAAGGACCAAACGTGTGCTAAGAGAGTGGGCACTTGTCGTTGCTTACTTTTTTTGGCCACATGGTGAGGTCCTCcctgaagaaaaacgaagcGACCACGTgcggaattaaaaaaaaaaaaaaaaatgtccgCAGGGCGCAGCAAAATACATTCCAATGCGTACATGCACGTGTAGCCATGCGGGGAAACACCGCTTCGCAGCAAAGGACGACGGAGGGACTTCTCTATCCGAAATCGAACTTTCTACAGAGTGACCAATCCAGGTGTAGGACTGTTAGGACTGTTGTGGGGAATGACAATACAGCtgttatttgaaaaaaaaaaaagtgacatggttttggcccctttttgtggGTGGATATGCGTAAAGGGTGtatatttgtgttttttcctgGGCATAGCCTCGCTGGTGGGACTGCATGCGCGCGCGTGCACACACCATCGTGCTGCTTTAAAGGATGCACGTAACTTCGCACCCGCTTCACAGTTCGCGAGGAGGATCTTACCCAATCTCGGTGGAAAATCCCAGTGGGGTAGCGCCGCAAAAATGTGTTCGTACCCGCATGGGGCACACGCAGCGAAGGCGCCAAAAAGACTGCACTTAAGGGGGGAGCGAAGCAGTATGGTGTGACTCAGCAGTGCAGCGACTCAGCAGTGTAGCGACTGAGCAGTCTAACGGCTTAACGGTGTAGCGACTGAGCAGTCTAACGGCTTAACGGTGTAGCGACTCAGCAGTGTAACCGCTTAACGGTGTAGCGACTCAGCAGTGTAACCGCTTAACGGTGTCGCGGCTCCGCGTGAGAAGCGCGAATGGGACGAGGACAGACAAAtggaagcaaagaaaaaagggacgaaGCTGCTCTACTGCGCCCTCGGGGCACTGGTGCCTGCCTACTGGCTCCACCACCGCAGGGCAAGCAAAAGTCAAAGCGACAACAACCAAATTATAGACGACCTAGAAATAGTGAAGAAgctaaaaatgaacagcgCACTCTGTCACATACCACTAATCATCCTAAGCATCTACGACGGATATAtttacgaaaataaaattctacGGAAAATTTACGGCAGACTTAGGGACAGATCATCTCAGAAAGCCCCTGCTCCGTCTGCCTCGTCATCTCCGTCTTCCGCGTCATCTCCCCGCTCATCTCCCCGTTTATCTCCCCTTCACAACCCCCACCATAGGGGGAACAGCAGCAGGACAGAAGAAGGTACCCATGCTCCTAATTACCACTTTATCATGCACAGcgaaaaaagcatttttaacaaaatgtatttttacgAGATCATCCTGGACAAGAGTCTAAGATATGCCGTCATTTCACCGCAGCTAAGTCTTTATATTTTGAGGCAGCTATCTCAGCACGTTGTTAACTTAAATACGAGGTTGTATCATGAGAAGGAGTTCTCGTTACACAGGGAGAAGCGGGGGGGTGGTCGCGATAATGGTAGCGATATTGGACGCGATAATGATCGTGGTCGCTGGCTTGCCAACTGGGTGATGCGTTTGgcgtgggggggaggagcgTGGACAGACGAGATGAGCAACTCCTACTATAGCGATAACGGCAATgacggagaagaaggggaagagagGTCATCCCCCCCACGGAAGAAGCACCTCCCCGGAAAGGCAAAAGGAAACCTATACGAAAAATACGCGATTCACAAATATGAACAAACATTCAACCAAACGACAGAAGGTGGTATCAGTCCCTCCCCCCAGCACGACCAAGTGAGCATAAACCTTTTGTATCTGTTGAACAAAGCATACGATAATGTGAATAGGATCTGTACTGATACGGacacaaatatttttgtaaatttctaCATGATAAATATCctcaaatttatttgttataaGAATTATCGACATGTCCTGATGAATAGCTCTTTTTTTGAGGACTTGGACAGAAGGAACAGGAAGGGGAGAAGCTTTGTCGATTACTTTTgtgccttcttcttctcggGGGGTGGCGCGCCTGAGGAGGGATACCTCGCGCGGGACGATGCGGACAGGCACTTGTTTTGCGGGGAAGCAGAAGGGGAGGGTGAAAGGGGCCATTCGGAAAGTGCTCCAACGGGCGGTTTGACCAGCGGTTCGACCAGCACTTCGACAAGCGGTTTGACAAGCGCTCCAAAGAGCAGTTCTCCGAGTGGTTTCCCCCGCGGTGAAGGGCCCACCGCGAGGAAGGCAACCAGCAGTAGCGGCGaacagaagcagaaggagctCTGCGCCGGGGAAGCACCGACGGGAAGAAGCGCCCGCACCCCGTCTAACTCGCCATCCCCCAAGGGGGtccaaaaagggaatgaTAAAGAGGACGTGGTGCAGAAAAATACTCATCGCAACAGAAACCATCACGTAGTGGCCCACGGAAAAGCTGATCAAAGAGTGGCCCACGGAAAAGCTGATCAAATAGTGAGCCACGGAAAAGCTACATCACAAACGGCTGTCTCCTTTCACAGCCATGGAGGAAACCCACACCAACAGGAAGACACACAAGAAAGGCATCCACACAACTGCCCACAATATCAAAATGGAatggacgaaaaaatgaaaatattgaatGACCTGTACCTCGTGCTGTA is part of the Plasmodium cynomolgi strain B DNA, chromosome 8, whole genome shotgun sequence genome and harbors:
- a CDS encoding hypothetical protein (putative), which produces FTLAWLNVVLSKLNFQNEQLAASFFEANRNYRVTKEDVVDGIEKCWFNVTNYLINQSIKQENDFSSDVKTAINSMKLKLDQLLTVSYSNKKIDTVNASFQWAQSPEHIFLNIKFSHRWSSPGALKVKDEQVVAKQNLFSFSALSDDTNSVTKKYTVDLKLLHDIDESETKYNFASVGKVVVTLKKKQKRIWKRLLKSKEKNPNMQVWWDMKEK
- a CDS encoding hypothetical protein (putative); this translates as MEAKKKGTKLLYCALGALVPAYWLHHRRASKSQSDNNQIIDDLEIVKKLKMNSALCHIPLIILSIYDGYIYENKILRKIYGRLRDRSSQKAPAPSASSSPSSAGNSSRTEEGTHAPNYHFIMHSEKSIFNKMYFYEIILDKSLRYAVISPQLSLYILRQLSQHVVNLNTRLYHEKEFSLHREKRGGGRDNGSDIGRDNDRGRWLANWVMRLAWGGGAWTDEMSNSYYSDNGNDGEEGEERSSPPRKKHLPGKAKGNLYEKYAIHKYEQTFNQTTEGGISPSPQHDQVSINLLYLLNKAYDNVNRICTDTDTNIFVNFYMINILKFICYKNYRHVLMNSSFFEDLDRRNRKGRSFVDYFCAFFFSGGGAPEEGYLARDDADRHLFCGEAEGEGERGHSESAPTGGLTSGSTSTSTSGLTSAPKSSSPSGFPRGEGPTARKATSSSGEQKQKELCAGEAPTGRSARTPSNSPSPKGVQKGNDKEDVVQKNTHRNRNHHVVAHGKADQRVAHGKADQIVSHGKATSQTAVSFHSHGGNPHQQEDTQERHPHNCPQYQNGMDEKMKILNDLYLVLYLRLLLECCIKIVSIKKNLLVLEEKVKFEKGNKIFYLSTSDAIENLKVHFLKRFRRGEEKRGLHIFFRPYGNAGRNGPPGKRQDIPTDTSIKKIPIWHSTDAQPTNEEQYSLATWKSKLKGHSKRAKVYMDRKLFKLKKIINYYVINLDEAIKNKYYKRVHEKNVKRINEHLRENAQKEIDLGRFHDIYSNMVANLNGILSFAYAVDARNEAHRILALYNTCVFYQYNYFNEYDSLFFKNGRIQKCLNIFSYIYNKNHFSKYCSLCCVFHKLNFIVLSRRSSSHW